Proteins encoded within one genomic window of Longimicrobiales bacterium:
- a CDS encoding amidohydrolase, producing MMQRRTRAAFVPALAALALSACAADQPRQEPADLVLRNGHVVTVDSTRPEAEAVAIRGYEIVAVGSDDEIAAYISDGTRVIDLGGRLAIPGFIEGHGHYMGLGNARMILDLTTVRAWEDIVAMVGVAARDAGRDSWISGRGWHQEKWDSVVEPTFDGVPTHASLSAVSPDNPVYLTHASGHAAFANARALELAGIDSDTPDPPGGTIVRDDRGNPTGLLRETAQGLVSRAMTRALEQRSAEEIERESRRMVQLAGQEAIENGVTSFHDAGSDFETIDFLKRLEAEGTLPVRLYVMVRGESNETMAERLADYRMVAEGNDFLTVRSIKHSIDGALGAHGAWLLAPYADMPESAGLNTTEPDVIERTAQIAIENGFQVNTHAIGDRANREVLDIYERTFAAHPDKTDLRWRIEHAQHLSPADIPRFAELGVIAAMQGVHATSDGPWIDKRLGAERARTGAYVWRDLLDSGAIIANGTDVPVEHISPIASFHSTVARRLADGSDFFPEQRLTREEALRTYTLANAYAAFEEDIKGSITPGKLADIVVLSKDIMTVPEEEIRDAKVDITIIGGEVVYERPAATAQLR from the coding sequence ATGATGCAACGCCGCACTCGCGCTGCGTTCGTTCCTGCGCTGGCCGCCCTCGCGCTGTCGGCATGTGCTGCTGACCAGCCGCGCCAGGAACCGGCTGACCTGGTGCTTCGCAACGGCCACGTCGTCACGGTCGACTCGACACGCCCGGAGGCCGAGGCCGTCGCGATCCGTGGCTACGAGATCGTCGCAGTCGGGTCCGATGACGAGATTGCAGCCTACATCAGCGACGGGACGCGGGTCATCGACCTCGGCGGCCGCCTCGCGATCCCCGGCTTCATCGAGGGGCACGGCCACTACATGGGGCTCGGCAACGCGAGGATGATCCTCGACCTCACCACGGTGCGCGCGTGGGAGGATATCGTGGCGATGGTCGGTGTCGCCGCACGCGATGCGGGTCGCGATTCGTGGATCAGCGGGCGCGGCTGGCACCAGGAGAAGTGGGACAGCGTGGTCGAGCCGACGTTCGACGGAGTGCCGACGCACGCATCGCTGTCCGCCGTGTCACCGGACAACCCGGTATACCTGACCCACGCGAGCGGCCACGCGGCGTTTGCGAACGCGCGTGCACTCGAGCTCGCCGGCATCGACAGCGACACACCCGATCCGCCCGGCGGCACGATCGTGCGCGACGACCGCGGCAACCCGACGGGCCTGCTGCGCGAGACTGCGCAGGGTCTCGTGAGCCGCGCGATGACCCGCGCACTGGAGCAGCGTTCCGCCGAGGAGATCGAGCGTGAGTCCCGCCGCATGGTGCAGCTCGCCGGGCAGGAGGCAATCGAGAACGGCGTGACGTCGTTCCACGACGCCGGCTCCGACTTCGAGACGATCGACTTCCTGAAGCGCCTGGAGGCCGAGGGAACACTCCCCGTCCGGCTCTACGTGATGGTGCGCGGTGAATCCAACGAGACCATGGCCGAGCGGCTCGCGGACTACCGCATGGTCGCCGAAGGCAATGACTTCCTGACCGTTCGCTCCATCAAGCACTCCATCGACGGTGCCCTCGGAGCGCACGGCGCGTGGCTGCTCGCCCCCTATGCCGACATGCCGGAATCGGCCGGCCTGAACACCACCGAGCCCGACGTCATCGAGCGCACCGCGCAGATCGCCATCGAGAACGGGTTCCAGGTCAACACGCACGCGATCGGTGACCGCGCGAACCGCGAGGTGCTCGACATCTACGAGCGCACGTTCGCCGCACACCCCGACAAGACCGACCTGCGCTGGCGCATCGAGCACGCACAGCACCTGAGCCCCGCCGACATCCCCCGCTTCGCGGAGCTCGGTGTGATCGCCGCGATGCAGGGCGTGCACGCAACCTCCGACGGCCCGTGGATCGACAAGCGGCTCGGCGCCGAGCGCGCACGCACTGGCGCCTACGTCTGGCGCGACCTGCTCGACAGCGGGGCCATTATCGCGAATGGCACCGACGTCCCGGTCGAGCACATCAGCCCGATCGCCAGCTTCCATTCCACCGTAGCCCGCCGCCTGGCCGATGGCAGCGACTTCTTCCCCGAACAGCGCCTCACACGCGAGGAAGCACTGCGCACCTACACGCTCGCCAACGCGTACGCCGCCTTCGAGGAAGACATCAAGGGATCGATCACGCCGGGCAAGCTCGCCGACATCGTGGTGCTCTCGAAGGACATCATGACCGTCCCGGAGGAGGAGATCCGGGATGCGAAGGTGGACATCACCATCATCGGGGGTGAGGTGGTCTACGAACGGCCTGCTGCTACTGCGCAGCTTCGTTAG
- a CDS encoding M14 family metallopeptidase, translating to MRSIPAAFLFLTILTTPLAAQQEVAPEAERDSAWYTVGGERHGISYFPRVRHEGVEYEAGEQLAFDRFHTVDVVNEWLRRWAEQYPEIMELYEIGRSFEGRPIMQVTLTNKSTGAPTTKPAAFFEGGRHSGEITSSESVLWLLQHLLESYGRDERITRLIDTSAIYLRPQNNPDGSNLYLHTAQANRSSVRPHDTDRDGLLDEDPNEDLDGDGVIYQMRWRPRNDDERRRASMITDPRDPSGRLLRRVEEGEGDWMVASEGIDNDGDGRFNEDGVGGLDLHRNYPENWRPDTGGDETGRGYTQFGAGAAPLSEPETRSVVLWLLANPNISVANSMDTRVPMHLRPPSTSRSAERMYGEDLRYYEHFDTVGMRITGYPWAGDVYEVYATRYETNPVTGDPLLPSPLFGHGPDFGYFYYGAIWYGDELWNGGMMRDVNGDGRYDDVDALAWDDSANGGSGFRRWTPFEHPELGAVEIGGFHPKFFSQNPPAHELEPWARNQALFNLEMAYALPQLEWDDVSVRRVESAGDSATYEVAVSWRNTGQLPTALKQAQLVKIVQEDRAQLHFDESLTAGDTARIVVVDPSTRDKTRYSGWTEPGEVKRTTFRVRVRGDEPVTAEVRVLSTRGGVLSREVTFDDG from the coding sequence ATGCGTTCGATCCCGGCAGCGTTCCTGTTCCTCACGATTCTCACGACACCCCTCGCCGCGCAGCAGGAGGTCGCGCCCGAGGCCGAGCGGGACAGCGCATGGTACACCGTCGGCGGTGAGCGCCACGGCATCAGCTACTTCCCGCGCGTTCGCCACGAGGGCGTCGAATACGAGGCGGGTGAGCAACTGGCGTTCGACCGGTTCCACACCGTGGACGTCGTGAACGAATGGCTGCGTCGCTGGGCGGAGCAGTACCCGGAGATCATGGAGCTGTACGAGATCGGTCGCAGCTTCGAGGGCCGGCCGATCATGCAGGTTACGCTCACCAACAAGTCCACGGGTGCTCCGACGACCAAGCCCGCCGCGTTTTTCGAGGGCGGTCGCCATTCTGGCGAGATCACGTCCAGTGAGTCGGTGCTCTGGCTGCTGCAGCACCTGCTCGAGAGCTATGGCCGCGACGAGCGGATCACACGGCTGATCGATACCAGCGCGATCTATCTGCGACCGCAGAACAACCCCGACGGCTCCAATCTGTACCTCCACACGGCGCAGGCGAACCGAAGCAGCGTGCGGCCGCACGATACGGATCGTGACGGACTGCTCGACGAGGATCCGAACGAGGATCTCGATGGGGACGGCGTCATCTACCAGATGCGCTGGCGGCCGCGCAACGACGACGAGCGACGTCGCGCCAGCATGATCACGGACCCGCGGGACCCCAGCGGCCGCCTGCTGCGCCGCGTGGAGGAGGGCGAGGGCGACTGGATGGTCGCGTCGGAAGGGATCGACAACGACGGCGACGGTCGCTTCAACGAGGATGGCGTCGGCGGGCTCGACCTGCACCGCAACTACCCGGAGAACTGGCGGCCGGACACCGGCGGCGACGAGACGGGCCGCGGCTACACGCAGTTCGGCGCGGGCGCTGCGCCGCTGTCGGAGCCGGAAACGCGCTCGGTGGTGCTCTGGCTGCTGGCGAACCCGAACATCTCGGTCGCGAACTCGATGGACACGCGCGTGCCGATGCACCTGCGGCCGCCGTCGACGTCGCGCAGTGCGGAGCGCATGTACGGGGAGGACCTGCGCTACTACGAGCACTTCGACACGGTCGGAATGCGCATCACGGGGTATCCGTGGGCGGGCGACGTCTACGAGGTCTATGCGACGCGCTACGAGACGAACCCGGTGACGGGCGATCCGCTGCTGCCGAGTCCGCTGTTCGGCCATGGCCCGGATTTCGGCTACTTCTACTACGGCGCGATCTGGTACGGCGACGAGCTGTGGAACGGCGGCATGATGCGCGACGTGAACGGCGACGGCCGCTACGACGACGTCGATGCACTCGCGTGGGACGACAGCGCGAACGGCGGGAGCGGATTCCGTCGGTGGACCCCGTTCGAGCACCCGGAGCTCGGCGCGGTCGAGATCGGCGGGTTCCATCCCAAGTTCTTCTCGCAGAACCCGCCCGCGCACGAGCTCGAGCCCTGGGCGCGAAACCAGGCCCTCTTCAACCTCGAGATGGCCTACGCACTGCCGCAGCTCGAGTGGGACGACGTGAGCGTGCGCCGGGTGGAGTCGGCGGGTGACTCGGCGACATACGAAGTCGCAGTGTCGTGGCGCAACACGGGGCAGCTGCCGACCGCACTGAAGCAGGCTCAGCTGGTGAAGATCGTGCAGGAGGACCGGGCACAGCTTCATTTCGATGAGTCGCTCACTGCGGGTGACACGGCGCGGATTGTCGTGGTCGATCCTTCGACGCGGGACAAGACGAGGTACAGCGGGTGGACGGAGCCGGGCGAGGTGAAGCGCACGACGTTCCGGGTGAGAGTGCGCGGCGACGAGCCGGTGACAGCGGAAGTGCGGGTGTTGTCGACGCGTGGCGGTGTGTTGTCACGAGAGGTGACGTTTGACGACGGGTGA
- a CDS encoding SDR family oxidoreductase → MRSVLVTGASKGIGEATVLRLAGAGWRVFAGVRRPEDGESLRERAGEAVTPVMLDVTDAAQIAAAAKLVHDATGGVLHGVVNNAGIAVAGPLEFLPPESLRRQLEVNVVGQMAVTQAVLPMIRAGQGRIVMVGSIAGRSAMPFIGPYSASKFAMEALADALRVELLPWDIHVALIEPGMIATPIWQTSIDAALAMLETASPRVMEYYGERLGAIRRRAERGTGGLAPDVVARAIEHALSASRPRTRYMIGRDAKLRLWLERVLPDRARDRVIDAALERL, encoded by the coding sequence ATGCGTTCCGTCCTCGTGACCGGCGCCTCGAAGGGGATCGGCGAGGCGACGGTGCTGCGGCTGGCCGGTGCAGGCTGGCGTGTGTTCGCCGGGGTGCGTCGGCCGGAGGATGGCGAATCGCTGCGTGAGCGAGCCGGCGAAGCGGTCACGCCCGTGATGCTGGATGTCACCGACGCAGCGCAGATCGCCGCGGCAGCGAAGCTGGTTCATGACGCGACGGGTGGAGTGCTGCACGGCGTCGTGAACAACGCGGGGATTGCGGTGGCCGGGCCGCTGGAGTTTCTGCCGCCGGAGTCGCTGCGACGCCAGCTCGAGGTGAATGTGGTCGGGCAGATGGCAGTGACGCAGGCGGTGCTGCCGATGATCCGCGCGGGGCAGGGCCGCATCGTGATGGTCGGTTCGATTGCGGGGCGCAGTGCGATGCCGTTCATCGGGCCGTATTCGGCGTCCAAGTTCGCGATGGAAGCGCTTGCGGATGCACTGCGGGTGGAGCTGCTGCCCTGGGACATTCACGTTGCCCTGATCGAGCCGGGCATGATCGCTACCCCGATCTGGCAGACGTCGATCGATGCGGCGCTCGCGATGCTGGAAACGGCGTCTCCCAGGGTGATGGAGTACTATGGCGAGCGGCTCGGCGCGATCCGGCGGCGTGCTGAGCGAGGTACGGGCGGCCTCGCGCCGGACGTCGTTGCGCGGGCGATCGAGCACGCGCTCAGTGCCTCCAGGCCACGCACACGGTACATGATCGGGCGGGACGCGAAGTTGCGGCTCTGGCTGGAGCGGGTGCTGCCCGACCGGGCGCGCGACCGCGTGATCGACGCGGCGCTGGAGCGATTGTGA
- a CDS encoding NAD(P)/FAD-dependent oxidoreductase, whose amino-acid sequence MSRRVDAVVVGAGPNGLVAAIELARAGLEVLVVEAADTPGGGVRTSELTLPGFRHDICSGVHPLAVAAPALRDLPLEQYGLEWVHAPLCVAHPLDGAPAAALARALEESEALLGEDGAVWRSLVSPFVERWDELAGDVLRPLRTPRHPFLTGRFGLQALRSATALAGARFRTPRVRALFGGLAAHGMLPLEDVATAAIGLVLGISAHVGGWPIPRGGADALTGALVRLLEANGGRVECGRRIRRIEELPRARAVLLDLTARPALEVTGRRFPGRFRRRLERIRPGAAAFKVDYALDEPIPWQDETCRRAMVVHVGGRLEEVAAAERAVAAGRAADAPFLLVSQPSLFDPTRAPPGAHTAWAYAHVPNGFAGDITDRIEARLERFAPGFRDVVRERAVLTPAWLERHNPNLTGGDINGGAPDLRQTLLRPAGRWNPYATPAEHVYLCSSATPPGGGVHGMCGLNAARAALRRSFGR is encoded by the coding sequence ATGTCGCGCCGCGTTGACGCCGTGGTGGTCGGTGCGGGGCCGAACGGTCTCGTTGCGGCGATCGAGCTTGCGCGCGCGGGGCTGGAGGTGCTCGTCGTCGAAGCGGCGGATACGCCGGGCGGCGGCGTACGCACCTCGGAGCTGACGCTTCCCGGCTTTCGCCACGACATCTGCTCCGGCGTTCACCCGCTCGCCGTTGCTGCGCCGGCACTGCGTGATCTCCCGCTCGAGCAGTACGGACTGGAGTGGGTGCATGCGCCGCTGTGTGTCGCGCACCCGCTCGACGGCGCACCTGCTGCGGCACTCGCCCGCGCGCTCGAGGAGAGCGAGGCGCTGCTGGGCGAGGATGGCGCGGTCTGGCGGTCGCTGGTGTCGCCGTTCGTCGAGCGGTGGGACGAGCTCGCAGGCGACGTCCTGCGCCCGCTTCGCACACCGCGGCATCCGTTTCTCACCGGCCGCTTCGGGCTGCAGGCGTTGCGATCGGCAACGGCTCTTGCCGGTGCTCGCTTCCGCACGCCGCGCGTGCGCGCCCTGTTCGGCGGCCTCGCCGCGCACGGCATGCTGCCGCTCGAGGACGTCGCGACAGCGGCAATCGGCCTCGTGCTCGGCATCAGCGCACACGTGGGCGGCTGGCCGATCCCGCGGGGCGGCGCGGACGCGCTGACGGGTGCGCTGGTGCGGCTGCTGGAGGCAAATGGCGGGCGCGTCGAGTGCGGGCGTCGCATACGGCGGATCGAGGAGCTGCCCCGCGCGCGGGCGGTGCTGCTTGACCTTACCGCGCGGCCGGCGCTGGAGGTGACGGGGCGGCGCTTTCCGGGCCGGTTCCGGCGCCGGCTGGAGCGGATCCGTCCGGGCGCCGCGGCGTTCAAGGTCGATTACGCCCTGGACGAGCCGATTCCATGGCAGGACGAGACGTGCCGGCGCGCGATGGTCGTCCATGTCGGCGGCCGTCTGGAGGAGGTCGCAGCCGCGGAGCGGGCGGTGGCGGCCGGTCGGGCGGCGGACGCGCCCTTCCTGCTCGTATCGCAGCCGTCGCTGTTCGACCCGACCCGGGCCCCGCCGGGCGCGCACACGGCCTGGGCGTACGCGCACGTTCCCAACGGGTTTGCCGGTGACATCACGGACCGGATCGAAGCCCGGCTCGAGCGGTTCGCGCCCGGCTTCCGCGACGTGGTCCGCGAGCGGGCGGTCCTGACGCCTGCGTGGCTGGAGCGGCACAACCCCAACCTGACCGGCGGCGACATCAATGGCGGTGCCCCCGACCTGCGCCAGACGCTGCTGCGGCCCGCAGGACGCTGGAACCCGTACGCGACGCCGGCCGAGCACGTCTACCTGTGCTCGTCGGCCACGCCGCCCGGCGGGGGCGTCCACGGGATGTGCGGGCTGAACGCGGCCCGGGCCGCACTGCGCCGCAGCTTCGGGCGGTAG
- a CDS encoding AAA family ATPase has translation MRDVVQRLVRRDFAGAGRRIVTIQTPLLIALVGIIVTATVVGLIARQAASVDTLNYTELLGAIDAGRVASLTIESGHQVTGTWVGAAETGFVTAFTQTDASALVARAEAAEVEVSFAARGTSQRVQNLLIIGLELMLIGGLAWLFLHHVRGQRSGDVGSRGDGGTTTFDDVAGTQGAAEELREVVDFLRAPAAFTRMGARVPRGVLLVGPPGTGKTLLARAVAGEAGVPFLQLSGSEVTGFVVGLGAHRIRSLFKRARRDGAVIFIDELDALGGTRGRNRSHNEDDRTLNQLLVEMDGFSQSEGVVVIAATNRPDELDPALKRPGRFDRIVTVGLPTSQGRAEILRLHAERRGIPLNGDVDLDRLGKLTPGSSGAELANLLNEAAIAAVRESASQVTWAHIEIARDRMLLGKERVGFKAQGREWRVVAYHEAGHALAGAIGCPDDGLHKVTIQPRGRAMGVAHFAPDDDMHLYSRRYLEGQIIKGFGGRVAEEIVFGADAVTGGAESDLVQVNRIARQMIYRLGMGSDGGLLVHDDESAPLSAQAQAAMDAQVQVLLERLYARTREILTSNQDALAALAEALLEHETIDGDEALRIMGLSRATTAGERG, from the coding sequence ATGCGCGACGTCGTGCAGAGGCTGGTCCGGCGCGATTTCGCCGGAGCTGGTCGCAGAATTGTCACTATACAGACACCGCTCCTGATCGCGCTGGTCGGGATCATCGTCACCGCGACGGTCGTGGGGCTGATCGCACGGCAGGCCGCGAGTGTCGACACGCTGAATTACACGGAGCTCCTGGGCGCGATCGACGCGGGGCGCGTCGCGTCGCTGACGATCGAGTCGGGGCACCAGGTGACCGGCACCTGGGTGGGTGCGGCGGAAACGGGGTTCGTCACGGCGTTCACGCAGACGGACGCGAGCGCGCTGGTCGCCCGTGCGGAGGCCGCGGAAGTCGAGGTGTCCTTTGCGGCACGCGGCACCTCGCAGCGCGTGCAGAACCTTTTGATCATCGGCCTCGAGCTGATGCTGATCGGCGGGCTCGCGTGGCTGTTCCTGCATCACGTGCGGGGGCAGCGCAGTGGGGACGTGGGAAGCAGGGGCGACGGCGGCACGACGACGTTTGACGACGTGGCGGGCACGCAGGGCGCGGCCGAGGAGCTGCGCGAGGTCGTCGACTTTCTGCGTGCGCCGGCGGCGTTCACGCGCATGGGCGCGCGCGTTCCGAGGGGTGTGCTGCTGGTCGGCCCGCCGGGGACGGGCAAGACGCTGCTGGCCCGCGCGGTTGCGGGTGAAGCGGGCGTGCCGTTCCTCCAGCTCTCGGGCTCCGAGGTCACCGGCTTCGTCGTGGGTCTTGGCGCGCACCGCATCCGCTCGCTGTTCAAGCGTGCCCGGCGCGATGGCGCGGTCATCTTCATCGATGAGCTGGACGCGCTGGGCGGCACGCGCGGGCGCAACCGCTCGCACAACGAGGACGACCGCACGCTGAACCAGCTGCTGGTCGAGATGGACGGCTTCTCGCAGTCGGAAGGCGTCGTCGTGATCGCGGCGACGAACCGGCCCGACGAGCTGGACCCCGCGCTCAAGCGCCCCGGCCGCTTCGACCGCATCGTCACGGTCGGCCTGCCGACATCGCAGGGGCGTGCGGAGATCCTCCGCCTGCACGCCGAGCGACGCGGGATTCCACTGAACGGGGACGTGGATCTCGACCGGCTCGGCAAGCTGACGCCCGGCTCGAGCGGAGCGGAGCTGGCGAACCTGCTGAACGAGGCGGCGATCGCGGCAGTGCGCGAGTCGGCGTCGCAGGTGACGTGGGCACACATCGAGATCGCGCGCGACCGCATGCTGCTCGGCAAGGAGCGCGTCGGCTTCAAGGCGCAGGGGCGCGAGTGGCGGGTGGTCGCATACCACGAGGCGGGTCACGCGCTGGCCGGGGCGATCGGCTGCCCCGACGACGGGCTGCACAAGGTGACGATCCAGCCACGCGGCCGCGCGATGGGCGTGGCGCACTTCGCGCCCGACGACGACATGCACCTCTACTCGCGGCGCTACCTCGAGGGGCAGATCATCAAGGGCTTCGGCGGGCGCGTTGCCGAGGAGATCGTGTTCGGCGCGGACGCGGTCACCGGCGGTGCAGAGAGCGACCTCGTGCAGGTCAACCGCATCGCGCGTCAGATGATCTACCGGCTCGGCATGGGCAGCGATGGCGGACTGCTGGTGCACGACGACGAGAGCGCACCGCTGAGCGCACAGGCGCAGGCGGCCATGGACGCGCAGGTGCAGGTGCTGCTGGAGCGGCTGTACGCGCGGACGCGTGAGATCCTCACCTCCAATCAGGACGCACTCGCCGCACTGGCCGAAGCGCTGCTGGAGCACGAGACGATCGATGGGGACGAGGCGCTGCGGATCATGGGGCTTTCCAGGGCGACGACCGCGGGCGAGCGGGGGTAA
- a CDS encoding SprT family zinc-dependent metalloprotease gives MRKRPFLDEQLSLPLADLDEAGMLDALRARGATRLQRVRFRRNRSRMVSLSADHSSLNLQECFRSAPGPVIDAIAEFVTAPSSNAAFRRAVARMRRWWDGQEGEDESMARPAALPCCATPAQAAVVATLFARLNRTHFDGSLPGDIPLRVSDRMSRRFGHIHYTRRGGNRVVVEIALNVDLLLRGNERHLEETLLHEMAHAEAWLAHGHRGHGPVWRAIARRVGCEPRACSRVRIRRRQRGTRVTDIPLIAAHS, from the coding sequence ATGCGGAAAAGACCCTTCCTGGACGAGCAGCTCTCCCTGCCCCTCGCCGACCTGGATGAGGCCGGCATGCTGGACGCACTCCGCGCCCGCGGCGCGACCCGGCTGCAGCGCGTCCGGTTCCGGCGCAACCGGAGCCGCATGGTCTCGCTGTCCGCGGACCATTCGTCGCTGAACCTGCAGGAGTGCTTCCGGTCGGCGCCCGGCCCGGTGATCGACGCGATCGCAGAGTTCGTGACCGCGCCGTCCAGCAATGCGGCGTTCCGTCGGGCAGTCGCGCGGATGCGGCGGTGGTGGGACGGTCAGGAGGGAGAGGACGAGAGCATGGCACGCCCGGCCGCGCTGCCGTGCTGTGCGACGCCGGCGCAGGCCGCCGTCGTCGCCACGCTCTTCGCGCGACTCAACCGCACGCACTTCGACGGCTCACTGCCGGGCGACATCCCGCTGCGGGTGAGCGACCGCATGTCCCGCCGTTTCGGGCACATCCACTACACCAGGCGGGGCGGCAATCGCGTCGTCGTCGAGATCGCGCTCAATGTGGACCTGCTGCTGCGGGGCAACGAACGCCACCTCGAGGAAACGCTGCTGCACGAGATGGCCCACGCCGAGGCCTGGCTGGCCCATGGCCACCGCGGGCACGGTCCCGTCTGGCGCGCCATTGCGCGGCGCGTCGGCTGCGAGCCGCGCGCCTGCTCACGCGTGCGCATCCGTCGCCGGCAGCGCGGGACCAGGGTCACGGATATTCCGCTGATCGCGGCGCACAGCTGA
- a CDS encoding RNA polymerase sigma factor: MSTGSGVDEKLLIRRVLDGDAGAERELYDQHVDRVYRLCHRMANGDTDLAQDFTQEAFVRAFDRLAEFRGEAALSTWLHAIAVSVALNGMRKVKRHRERETELDGVAEIGTVTRHAEPDLKQRLRGAIDALPERYKVVFVMYDVEGYTHEEIGRVLDMPAGTSKARLSRARAKLREALAEFAGEWAT, encoded by the coding sequence ATGAGCACAGGGTCCGGCGTGGACGAAAAGCTTCTGATACGACGTGTGCTGGATGGCGATGCGGGTGCGGAGCGCGAGCTGTACGACCAGCACGTGGATCGTGTGTACCGCCTCTGCCACCGCATGGCAAATGGCGATACGGACCTGGCGCAGGACTTCACACAGGAGGCGTTCGTCCGGGCGTTCGACCGACTGGCGGAATTCCGGGGCGAGGCCGCGCTCTCGACCTGGCTCCACGCGATCGCCGTCTCGGTCGCACTGAACGGGATGCGGAAGGTGAAGCGCCATCGCGAGCGGGAAACGGAGCTGGACGGCGTAGCGGAGATCGGCACCGTGACGAGACACGCAGAGCCGGACCTGAAGCAGCGCCTGCGCGGTGCGATCGACGCACTGCCCGAGCGATACAAGGTGGTGTTCGTGATGTACGACGTCGAAGGCTACACACACGAGGAGATCGGCCGCGTGCTCGACATGCCGGCCGGCACATCGAAGGCGCGGCTGTCCAGGGCGCGCGCGAAACTGCGCGAGGCGCTCGCCGAGTTCGCCGGGGAGTGGGCGACATGA
- a CDS encoding HEAT repeat domain-containing protein has product MRSTLLYTTFALIVPGAAGAQVQAPRAPAAPAPVVEVEAVASPAPVADIEAVASPAPVMQVALAFDDEGDPQRRIRTAAQPLLLQTWYPQDPADATYRAGRDALMRGDRRAAVRHFDEIQRRWPRSQYAPQSYYWEAFAGSRGNASTDELRRAREALSTLRSRYPDADGLRDADALMQTINAQLAERGDVQSNAAVRRAASTVATQQGCSEVDDENDTRVVALNALLQMDSESALPILTRVLERRDACSAPLRRRAVFLVSQKHSPETADILVNLVRNDPDREVREQAIFWLSQVDGARAVEALEGILRTSRDAALQEKAIFALSQHQSARSAELLRAYAMRGDVNEELRAQAIFWLGQSGGQHASFLRDIYGRVNSDELKEKVIFSIAQQQQSQANSDFLMNIALDQRESPEMRKQALFWANQTGAVAMRRLAELYDRTDDRELKDQLIFAFSQNRDPAAIEKLMDIGRNERDAELRQQAIFWLGQSRDPRVQRFLLELINN; this is encoded by the coding sequence ATGCGCAGCACCCTTCTGTATACGACGTTCGCGCTCATTGTACCCGGCGCCGCGGGCGCCCAGGTCCAGGCGCCGCGCGCGCCCGCTGCTCCTGCACCGGTCGTGGAGGTCGAGGCCGTGGCATCGCCTGCACCGGTCGCGGACATCGAGGCCGTGGCATCGCCTGCACCGGTGATGCAGGTCGCGCTTGCGTTCGATGACGAAGGCGACCCGCAGCGTCGCATCCGCACGGCGGCGCAGCCGCTGCTGCTGCAGACGTGGTACCCGCAGGACCCGGCGGACGCGACCTACCGTGCGGGGCGTGACGCGCTCATGCGGGGCGACCGTCGCGCGGCGGTGCGTCATTTCGACGAGATCCAGCGGCGCTGGCCGCGCTCGCAGTACGCGCCGCAGTCCTACTACTGGGAGGCGTTCGCGGGTTCGCGCGGGAATGCCAGCACCGATGAGCTGCGGCGTGCCCGCGAGGCGCTGAGCACGCTGCGCAGCCGGTACCCGGATGCGGACGGTCTGCGTGACGCGGACGCGCTGATGCAGACGATCAACGCGCAGCTCGCCGAGCGAGGCGATGTCCAGAGCAACGCGGCGGTGCGGCGTGCAGCGTCGACGGTCGCGACGCAGCAGGGCTGCAGCGAGGTCGACGACGAGAACGACACGCGCGTCGTGGCACTGAACGCTCTGCTGCAGATGGATTCCGAGAGCGCACTGCCGATCCTGACGCGGGTGCTGGAGCGGCGTGATGCGTGCTCGGCGCCGCTGCGCCGCCGTGCGGTCTTCCTGGTCTCGCAGAAGCACTCGCCCGAGACGGCGGACATCCTCGTCAACCTGGTACGCAACGACCCGGACCGGGAAGTGCGCGAGCAGGCGATCTTCTGGCTGTCGCAGGTGGACGGCGCCCGTGCGGTCGAGGCGCTGGAAGGCATCCTGCGCACATCGCGCGATGCCGCGCTGCAGGAGAAGGCGATCTTCGCACTTTCACAGCACCAGAGCGCACGCTCCGCGGAGCTGCTCCGGGCGTACGCGATGCGCGGCGACGTGAACGAGGAGCTGCGGGCGCAGGCGATCTTCTGGCTCGGGCAGTCCGGAGGGCAGCACGCGTCGTTCCTGCGCGACATCTACGGCCGCGTGAACTCGGACGAGCTGAAGGAGAAGGTGATCTTCTCCATCGCGCAGCAGCAGCAGAGCCAGGCGAACTCCGACTTCCTGATGAACATCGCGCTCGATCAGCGCGAGAGCCCGGAGATGCGCAAGCAGGCGCTCTTCTGGGCGAACCAGACCGGAGCGGTCGCGATGCGGCGGCTGGCCGAGCTGTACGATCGCACGGACGATCGCGAGCTGAAGGACCAGCTCATCTTCGCCTTCTCGCAGAACCGGGACCCGGCCGCGATCGAGAAGCTGATGGACATCGGCCGCAACGAGCGGGACGCGGAGCTGCGCCAGCAGGCGATCTTCTGGCTCGGCCAGTCCAGGGACCCGCGGGTCCAGCGGTTCCTGCTCGAGCTGATCAACAACTGA